Proteins from one Leptospira perdikensis genomic window:
- a CDS encoding N-acetyl sugar amidotransferase — translation MKFCKSCLQPDTRPNTVFHSDGICPACKYHESLKYVDWEERQKELTAIVEFGKANNRSGYDCIIGVSGGKDSLRQALFVKERLKMKPLLVCLSYPPEQVTERGVDNLSNMINQGFDCITVNPAPAIWKSLKKKGFLQYTNSFRSTELALFSSVPKLAIAYQIPLIWWGENSALQVGESSVMGKTGSDGNNLRKMNTLNGGDITWLLSDEVKKNQVLQYCYPSPEEMDQANLRITFLGYFWKDWSLVNNGVFSILRGLEIRNEKPWEIGDPLGITSLDEDFVTFNQMIKYLKYGFGRITDYVNEDLRNGLITREEGIDLVKKFDGTCSPKYIEKFSNYIGITVEEFWLQVDQSVNTELFEKKKLGEYIPKFEVGIGL, via the coding sequence ATGAAATTTTGTAAATCTTGCCTTCAACCTGATACAAGACCCAATACGGTATTTCATTCTGATGGAATCTGTCCGGCATGTAAATACCATGAATCGCTGAAATATGTGGATTGGGAAGAAAGGCAAAAAGAGCTAACGGCAATTGTCGAATTTGGCAAAGCTAACAATCGTTCTGGATATGATTGTATTATTGGTGTAAGTGGTGGGAAAGATAGTTTAAGACAGGCTCTTTTTGTGAAAGAAAGACTTAAGATGAAACCACTTTTGGTTTGTTTGAGTTATCCACCAGAACAAGTAACAGAACGTGGAGTAGACAATCTTTCTAATATGATCAATCAAGGTTTTGATTGTATTACAGTGAATCCAGCACCGGCCATTTGGAAATCATTGAAAAAAAAAGGTTTTTTACAATACACAAATAGTTTCCGGTCCACTGAACTTGCATTGTTTAGTAGTGTTCCCAAACTAGCGATTGCTTACCAGATCCCACTGATATGGTGGGGGGAAAATTCTGCATTACAAGTAGGTGAGTCAAGTGTAATGGGGAAAACTGGTAGTGATGGAAATAATCTTCGTAAAATGAACACATTGAACGGTGGTGATATTACTTGGTTACTTAGCGACGAAGTTAAAAAAAATCAAGTATTACAATACTGTTATCCATCCCCTGAAGAAATGGATCAGGCAAATTTACGAATTACATTCCTTGGTTATTTTTGGAAAGATTGGTCTCTTGTCAACAATGGAGTATTTTCGATCTTACGTGGGCTTGAGATTCGCAATGAAAAACCATGGGAGATCGGAGATCCACTTGGGATTACTTCTCTTGATGAGGATTTCGTCACTTTCAATCAAATGATCAAATACTTGAAATACGGGTTCGGCAGAATTACTGATTATGTAAATGAAGATTTACGTAATGGTTTGATCACGAGAGAGGAAGGTATAGATCTCGTAAAAAAATTCGACGGAACATGTTCTCCTAAATATATTGAAAAATTTTCCAATTACATCGGTATTACAGTCGAAGAGTTTTGGTTGCAAGTTGATCAATCGGTAAATACGGAACTGTTTGAAAAGAAAAAATTAGGGGAGTATATCCCTAAATTTGAAGTGGGTATAGGACTTTGA
- a CDS encoding cytidylyltransferase domain-containing protein, whose amino-acid sequence MINNKSIVCIITARGGSKEVPGKNIKLIQGKPLIAWTVEAAKRSKYIDRVIVTTDSEEIIKVSKEFGADAPFKRPDSISGDKAKQEDAIFHTMEYLEKQEGIKYDYIVILTPTHPLRDEIELDLVIESLAANPNAKAYVTMIEAKTSPLHCNMIPADNSLANFLSEDVKLKNRQELPTYFQPSGSTSVIEWDCFVKNGSIFTDDSYAYVTDSISGHDINSVIDFKVAEVLMKEKYHSI is encoded by the coding sequence ATGATAAATAATAAATCAATTGTTTGTATCATCACAGCCAGAGGTGGTTCGAAGGAAGTTCCTGGTAAAAATATAAAATTAATACAAGGAAAACCTTTGATTGCTTGGACAGTGGAAGCTGCTAAAAGATCGAAGTACATTGATCGAGTGATTGTAACTACGGATTCCGAAGAAATTATAAAAGTTTCGAAAGAGTTTGGAGCTGATGCACCATTTAAACGGCCTGATAGTATTTCAGGAGATAAAGCCAAACAGGAAGATGCAATTTTTCATACAATGGAATATTTGGAAAAACAAGAAGGTATTAAATATGACTATATTGTTATCCTCACTCCTACCCACCCATTACGTGATGAAATCGAACTAGACCTAGTTATAGAGAGTTTAGCGGCTAATCCTAATGCTAAAGCATATGTAACAATGATTGAAGCAAAAACAAGTCCTCTCCATTGTAATATGATTCCAGCGGATAATTCTTTAGCAAATTTTCTTTCCGAGGATGTGAAGTTAAAAAACCGACAAGAATTACCTACTTATTTCCAACCAAGCGGATCAACTTCGGTGATTGAGTGGGACTGTTTTGTGAAAAATGGATCCATATTTACTGACGATTCATATGCTTATGTTACAGATTCTATCTCTGGTCACGATATCAATTCAGTAATCGATTTCAAAGTTGCTGAAGTTTTAATGAAAGAAAAATATCACTCTATATGA
- a CDS encoding SDR family oxidoreductase yields the protein MSSSKGIGKGIATALAAEGANVIISSSNLGNLQIASDEIFSKTKVKPTLLEADAKKLDEYLKKVSDLFNSLDGVDILVTNSPGPAPIHCDQLSEANLQGSLDVNLKAQILTSQLALPFMVKKKWGRLIHLTSTTAKEPEEGMILSNLTRAAVGAYSKTVSREYGKYGITSNSILTGGVLTDRTFELSKKEALEKNVAVEEIINHSNQLFPTGYFPKPDEFGQIIAFLTSANSGFLNGLSLPIDGGLLRSH from the coding sequence ATGTCCTCAAGCAAAGGAATCGGTAAAGGGATTGCAACAGCTTTGGCCGCGGAAGGCGCTAATGTAATCATCTCATCTTCGAATCTAGGAAATTTACAAATTGCTTCCGATGAGATTTTTTCTAAAACAAAAGTAAAACCAACTTTGTTAGAAGCTGATGCTAAAAAATTAGATGAATATTTAAAGAAAGTTTCTGATTTATTCAATTCCTTAGATGGAGTGGATATTTTGGTTACCAATTCACCAGGTCCAGCTCCGATTCATTGCGATCAACTTTCTGAGGCAAACCTTCAGGGTTCGTTGGATGTGAATTTAAAAGCTCAGATTTTAACGTCACAACTAGCTTTGCCATTTATGGTTAAAAAAAAGTGGGGTAGGTTGATACACTTAACTTCTACAACAGCAAAAGAACCGGAAGAGGGTATGATCCTTTCAAATTTAACTAGAGCTGCTGTCGGTGCTTATAGTAAGACGGTATCTAGAGAATACGGAAAGTATGGAATCACTAGTAATTCCATACTTACTGGTGGAGTTTTAACTGATCGTACTTTTGAACTATCTAAGAAGGAAGCCCTCGAGAAAAACGTAGCAGTTGAAGAAATTATTAATCATTCAAATCAACTTTTCCCAACCGGTTATTTTCCTAAACCGGATGAGTTTGGCCAAATCATTGCTTTTTTAACTTCAGCCAACTCTGGTTTCCTGAATGGATTGAGCCTTCCCATTGATGGGGGACTTTTAAGAAGTCACTGA
- a CDS encoding 3'-5' exoribonuclease domain-containing protein — protein sequence MKLIFLDTEFTGERSDTTLVSIGLVALSGESVYYTLNDFDESQVTDWLKENVLSMIDSSKSLSSKIVAENVRDWLDGQAGDEKISLVSFGKANDIILLYDLWKNFKEDPSQFHFLYDLPFYLNHAEHIDFCTLLVATGIPISSFDKEKYAMLDKVGKKHNALYDAELLRNCFIRLIFENDIFGLLRKRIGLELFDGVVFSEETNLSFAETSVENESQFTNVVKKYLPEDVFSVKKVSKKNQESAIYILEQKKQKYVLRAFSSADSKTVENRSRLLNLLPEEVMIRPKLLLGQSNYVYNASDLSFITYPYLDGQPFDGNPEKITTIISSAMNLLELLGQQNLDTDLNRIDYSTWNKDVLTLWKDKSFFIDKISGEVSTPIFTYIKTYYNEIIQELESIIENRNMFSSDALVHADLNHSNLVIDGDYVKFLDLEDLCFSNLGISISHCIFKICRHSIFTKQMNLREFKQQFVSKIQPILEQHEFSRKVLPDFNSYGIARIYFDLILITEYYFLKNDRRYMYDLNKKFSNLIEFKRMFC from the coding sequence GTGAAGTTGATTTTTCTCGATACAGAATTTACAGGAGAAAGATCCGATACGACTTTAGTGTCTATCGGATTGGTGGCGCTTTCAGGTGAAAGTGTATATTATACTCTAAATGATTTTGATGAGTCTCAAGTTACCGATTGGCTAAAAGAAAATGTCCTATCGATGATCGATAGTTCGAAAAGTTTATCTAGTAAAATAGTCGCAGAAAATGTTCGGGACTGGTTAGACGGCCAAGCTGGTGATGAAAAGATTTCCCTTGTTTCTTTTGGGAAGGCAAATGATATTATTTTATTGTATGATCTCTGGAAAAATTTCAAAGAGGATCCTTCTCAATTTCATTTTCTTTATGATCTTCCTTTTTATTTAAATCACGCTGAACATATTGATTTTTGTACTCTGTTAGTGGCTACAGGGATTCCCATTTCCTCTTTTGATAAAGAGAAATATGCAATGTTGGATAAAGTGGGTAAAAAACATAATGCTTTGTATGATGCAGAATTGTTGCGAAACTGTTTTATCAGGCTAATTTTCGAGAATGATATTTTTGGCCTTTTGAGGAAACGGATCGGTTTGGAGTTATTTGACGGTGTCGTTTTTTCCGAAGAAACCAATTTGAGTTTTGCGGAGACTAGTGTAGAGAACGAATCGCAGTTTACCAATGTTGTAAAAAAATATTTACCGGAAGATGTTTTTTCTGTTAAGAAGGTTTCTAAAAAGAATCAAGAAAGTGCCATCTACATTCTAGAACAAAAAAAACAAAAGTATGTTCTTCGCGCTTTTTCATCGGCTGATTCAAAAACTGTCGAGAACAGGTCCCGGCTGTTAAATCTCTTGCCTGAGGAAGTTATGATCCGGCCAAAGTTACTCTTAGGCCAAAGTAATTATGTTTATAATGCTTCTGATCTTAGTTTTATCACGTACCCATACTTGGACGGACAACCATTTGATGGGAATCCCGAAAAAATAACTACAATTATTAGTTCTGCAATGAATCTATTGGAGTTATTGGGCCAACAAAACTTAGATACCGATTTAAATAGAATCGATTATTCGACTTGGAATAAAGACGTTCTTACTCTTTGGAAAGACAAAAGTTTTTTTATAGATAAAATTTCTGGCGAAGTATCAACTCCGATATTCACTTATATAAAAACATACTATAATGAAATCATTCAAGAGTTGGAAAGTATAATTGAAAATAGGAATATGTTTTCTTCTGATGCTTTGGTTCATGCAGATTTAAACCATTCTAACTTGGTAATTGACGGAGATTACGTTAAATTTCTAGATCTTGAAGATCTTTGTTTTTCGAACCTGGGCATTTCCATATCTCATTGTATCTTTAAAATTTGCCGGCACAGTATTTTTACAAAACAAATGAACTTAAGGGAATTCAAACAACAATTTGTGAGTAAGATTCAACCAATTTTGGAACAACATGAATTCTCTCGAAAGGTTTTGCCGGATTTTAATAGTTATGGTATCGCAAGGATCTATTTCGATTTAATTTTAATAACAGAATATTATTTTCTAAAGAATGATCGAAGATACATGTATGACTTAAATAAGAAATTTTCTAATCTAATTGAATTTAAAAGGATGTTTTGTTAA